One genomic window of Desmospora activa DSM 45169 includes the following:
- a CDS encoding glutathione peroxidase, with the protein MSVYQFSAVTIDGKEQSLVEYEGKVLLIVNTASKCGFTPQYQGLQQLYETYRDQGLVVLGFPSNQFMNQEPGSNDEIESFCRLNYGVTFPLYAKVDVKGKNIHPLFQYLTKESKGLLTDAVKWNFTKFLIDRKGHVYQRFAPNVNPAQMEADIRLLLEQNGQNHSH; encoded by the coding sequence GTGAGCGTTTATCAATTTTCTGCTGTAACAATTGACGGTAAGGAACAATCCCTGGTGGAGTATGAAGGTAAGGTTTTACTAATCGTCAACACCGCCAGCAAGTGCGGCTTTACTCCCCAGTATCAAGGGTTGCAACAGCTGTATGAAACATATCGGGATCAGGGCCTGGTGGTGCTCGGATTTCCCAGCAACCAGTTTATGAACCAAGAACCGGGCAGTAATGACGAGATTGAATCCTTTTGTCGCTTAAACTATGGTGTTACCTTTCCGCTGTATGCCAAGGTGGACGTTAAGGGAAAAAACATTCACCCCCTGTTTCAATATTTGACAAAGGAAAGTAAAGGGCTGCTAACGGATGCGGTTAAATGGAATTTCACCAAATTTCTGATCGATCGAAAGGGTCATGTCTATCAACGATTTGCACCAAATGTAAATCCCGCCCAAATGGAAGCGGATATTCGTCTGCTGTTGGAGCAAAATGGACAAAATCATTCACACTAA
- a CDS encoding DMT family transporter, translating to MPWIILVMAALLEIVWGIALKYANGFTRLWPSVIGVTAAVISFYMLSIALKNLPVGTAYAIWVGIGMLGVVIVGIVVFGESATPLRLSFLMLILIGIIGLRMVEG from the coding sequence ATGCCTTGGATTATACTTGTCATGGCGGCGCTGTTGGAAATCGTATGGGGAATTGCTCTAAAATACGCCAATGGCTTCACTCGGCTCTGGCCCAGCGTGATTGGTGTAACAGCGGCCGTGATCAGCTTCTACATGCTTTCGATCGCACTGAAAAATCTGCCTGTTGGTACCGCTTATGCCATCTGGGTTGGCATCGGCATGCTCGGTGTAGTGATTGTCGGCATTGTTGTGTTCGGCGAAAGCGCCACCCCGCTCCGTCTTAGCTTTCTGATGCTCATACTGATCGGCATTATCGGTCTGCGCATGGTTGAGGGATAA
- a CDS encoding DUF4291 domain-containing protein — translation MELKIEPYLQQVKRWPQTGRHVLAQFDADAIVVYQAYRPSIGRFAVQNGYFGGEFRLTRMSWIKPNFLWMMYRCGWGSKTDQESVLAVKIKRSAFDQLLSMAVSTSYDHTRYSNISEWKKALKRAEVLTQWDPDHDPTGAKCDRRAIQLGLRGSVLAQYAKDWIIDIQDLSPFVREQRENAYPDKYDALIVPKEEVYPMKSEWK, via the coding sequence GTGGAATTGAAGATAGAACCTTATTTACAACAGGTGAAACGATGGCCGCAGACGGGACGCCATGTGTTAGCCCAGTTTGATGCCGATGCTATTGTCGTTTATCAAGCGTATCGGCCTTCCATTGGCCGGTTTGCGGTTCAAAACGGATATTTTGGCGGGGAGTTTCGCTTGACCCGTATGAGCTGGATTAAGCCCAATTTTTTGTGGATGATGTATCGTTGCGGCTGGGGGAGCAAAACGGATCAGGAATCGGTTTTAGCCGTCAAAATCAAGCGATCGGCATTTGATCAACTTTTGAGTATGGCGGTTTCTACCTCGTATGATCATACGCGTTATTCAAATATATCGGAATGGAAAAAAGCGCTTAAACGCGCAGAGGTTTTGACACAATGGGACCCCGATCACGATCCGACGGGGGCGAAATGTGATCGGCGGGCGATCCAACTCGGTTTACGTGGATCGGTGCTGGCACAATATGCAAAAGATTGGATTATCGATATCCAGGATCTCTCCCCATTTGTGCGCGAACAGCGGGAAAATGCCTATCCCGACAAATATGATGCGCTGATTGTGCCAAAAGAAGAGGTCTATCCTATGAAGAGTGAATGGAAATAA
- the trhA gene encoding PAQR family membrane homeostasis protein TrhA, with protein MNRLKMKEPVNTWTHFITFLVAIVGLVFLILLSKDNMSKLVTMTIYGTSVILLYGASSLYHWVRTTPSKELLLKKLDHIAIYLLIAGSYTPVFYYGLEGAWKWTMLTAVWLLAVIGAFLKLWLVKAPRYLSTTFYVTLGWIAVIPFFQLVGHLSTGAIILMIAGGVAYTIGAIIYATKCFDFFPNRFGFHEVFHLFVMAGTAIHFVMMMVYIMPL; from the coding sequence ATGAACCGACTAAAGATGAAGGAACCGGTTAACACGTGGACCCATTTCATCACCTTTCTGGTTGCCATTGTCGGTTTGGTTTTTTTAATTTTGCTATCCAAAGACAACATGTCCAAACTGGTAACCATGACCATTTACGGAACCAGTGTCATCCTGCTGTATGGGGCCAGCTCGTTATACCACTGGGTGCGAACCACCCCCAGCAAGGAGCTGCTACTAAAAAAACTGGACCATATCGCGATCTATCTCCTGATCGCCGGCTCCTACACACCCGTCTTTTATTACGGCTTGGAAGGCGCCTGGAAATGGACGATGCTAACGGCCGTTTGGCTACTAGCCGTGATCGGGGCCTTTCTGAAACTATGGCTCGTCAAAGCTCCCCGCTACCTTTCCACCACCTTCTATGTCACGCTGGGGTGGATCGCGGTCATTCCGTTTTTCCAACTGGTGGGCCATCTGTCCACGGGGGCGATTATCCTGATGATCGCTGGCGGAGTTGCTTATACCATTGGGGCGATCATCTACGCTACCAAATGCTTTGACTTCTTTCCCAACCGTTTTGGCTTCCATGAAGTGTTCCACTTATTCGTTATGGCTGGCACCGCCATCCATTTTGTTATGATGATGGTCTACATTATGCCGCTTTGA
- a CDS encoding SDR family NAD(P)-dependent oxidoreductase — MNLSLSGKVAIVTGGSRGIGAAIVKQLAQHGADVVLTYVNAAEKADAIISEIEAMGRRGLAIKADSANPKEVVGVVESAIDAFGKLDILINNAGIFPYGPLEDVRLEEVDRTLAIHVRAVFVAAQAAARHMSSGGRIISIGSCLAERVPSPGLSLYAMSKSALIGLTKGLARDLGERGITANLVHPGPTDTDMNPANSPGADEERRHTVLGHYGSSEDIAATVVHLAGEGGRYITGEAIAVDGGYGV; from the coding sequence ATGAACCTGTCACTATCTGGGAAAGTGGCGATTGTTACAGGAGGAAGCCGTGGAATCGGTGCAGCGATTGTGAAGCAGTTGGCGCAGCACGGTGCAGATGTCGTACTGACCTACGTGAACGCTGCAGAAAAAGCTGACGCAATTATCTCAGAGATCGAAGCAATGGGACGGCGGGGTCTTGCGATCAAAGCTGATAGTGCAAATCCGAAAGAAGTCGTCGGGGTCGTAGAGAGCGCCATCGATGCGTTCGGCAAGCTTGACATTCTGATCAATAACGCCGGGATCTTTCCCTACGGACCACTTGAAGACGTGAGGCTTGAGGAGGTTGACCGGACGCTTGCAATCCATGTGCGGGCCGTTTTCGTCGCCGCACAAGCCGCAGCACGTCACATGAGCTCCGGTGGCCGCATTATTAGCATCGGCAGCTGCCTGGCCGAGCGAGTACCAAGTCCCGGACTCAGCCTCTACGCCATGAGCAAGTCGGCCCTGATCGGACTTACCAAAGGGCTTGCCCGCGATCTCGGGGAACGTGGTATTACGGCCAATCTGGTTCATCCCGGACCGACGGATACAGACATGAATCCAGCCAACAGCCCTGGGGCAGACGAAGAACGACGCCACACTGTTCTCGGCCATTATGGCAGCAGTGAGGACATCGCAGCGACCGTTGTTCATCTCGCCGGTGAAGGTGGACGCTACATCACGGGGGAAGCAATCGCCGTCGACGGTGGCTACGGAGTTTAA
- a CDS encoding nucleoside 2-deoxyribosyltransferase, with protein sequence MNSPLLTTVICGSYRKHWEDILRIRNFLEQQGVYILSPLGTKIVNPGEEFARLEGDPDVDVRTVQDAIFAHIRQSTFVIVANVNGYLGKATVFEMGYAAANGIRILTVEPVQDPNLASYTQPLTALFPTWTSEWD encoded by the coding sequence ATGAACTCACCGTTGTTGACGACGGTTATTTGCGGCTCCTATCGCAAGCATTGGGAAGATATCCTCCGAATTCGCAATTTTTTGGAGCAGCAAGGGGTTTATATTTTATCGCCTTTGGGGACGAAAATTGTCAATCCCGGCGAGGAGTTTGCTCGTTTGGAAGGTGATCCAGATGTGGATGTACGTACGGTTCAGGACGCTATTTTTGCCCATATACGACAATCCACCTTTGTTATAGTGGCCAATGTGAATGGCTACTTAGGCAAAGCGACCGTTTTTGAGATGGGTTATGCAGCCGCCAACGGAATCCGTATTCTGACGGTTGAACCGGTTCAAGACCCCAATCTAGCGAGCTACACCCAGCCATTGACGGCTCTTTTTCCGACTTGGACAAGCGAATGGGACTGA
- a CDS encoding Rieske (2Fe-2S) protein, with protein MAEWIRVGWLDDLKEEPQVVKGEQVGIAVFYHEGKVRAVDNRCPHMGFPLHMGSLCDGILTCHWHHARFDLESGGTLDPWADDVPTYRTEIREGVVWVQTLPQNRKRLQHHRDRLREGLEQNLSLVIAKAVVALMEGGESPENIAAIGVEFGTTHRRGGWRSGLTILSAMVNLLPKLDRRGQVLALYQGLRWIAQESAGMGTRFQLEPLPVKDADPVRLMRWYRHCVEVRDVQGAERVLLTAIRAGFSDEQLSDMTMAAVTDHFYMDVGHSLDFHNKAFEVLAKIGADQRERVLVSLLPQFAGAERSEELHSWQSPVDLVTPLQQAFTKVENLTFGNDRGGAGEKELVQTILGDDPQATVAELVSALQEGIDPRRLAQLVTLAAATRIRHFHVQNDFRDWDTALHTFTHAHAVHESLRRSVSPELIRGIFHAAMSVYLDRFLNIPAAREPKGDFAEGKVAPHPKELLAIMDKQQQVAEAAQWVKVYLDRGGDKKELFRTLGEALLREDADFHTYQAVEAAMMEHDRWTEEEGEWAESAQETMILAMTRYLAAHAPTSREVPHIARIAWRLHRGEKLFEEETEPEVT; from the coding sequence ATGGCAGAGTGGATCCGGGTCGGTTGGTTAGATGATTTAAAAGAGGAGCCTCAGGTGGTCAAGGGAGAGCAGGTAGGGATCGCGGTCTTTTATCATGAGGGAAAAGTTCGGGCAGTGGATAATCGGTGTCCCCATATGGGTTTTCCGCTGCATATGGGATCGCTGTGTGACGGAATATTAACCTGTCATTGGCACCATGCCCGCTTTGATCTGGAAAGCGGCGGAACACTAGACCCCTGGGCGGATGATGTCCCGACATATCGCACAGAAATTCGGGAGGGTGTCGTCTGGGTGCAGACCCTACCTCAAAATCGAAAGCGGCTTCAACACCATCGTGACCGTCTACGCGAAGGATTGGAACAAAACTTAAGCTTAGTGATCGCCAAGGCGGTCGTCGCTCTAATGGAGGGTGGCGAGTCACCGGAGAATATCGCGGCGATCGGGGTGGAATTTGGGACGACTCATCGTCGAGGCGGGTGGCGCTCCGGGTTGACCATACTGAGCGCCATGGTGAATCTATTGCCCAAGCTGGATCGGCGCGGTCAAGTGTTGGCATTGTATCAGGGCTTGCGCTGGATTGCCCAGGAAAGTGCCGGCATGGGGACACGTTTTCAGTTGGAGCCGCTGCCTGTAAAAGATGCGGATCCGGTCCGATTGATGCGCTGGTATCGTCATTGTGTCGAGGTACGGGATGTGCAGGGAGCGGAACGAGTTTTATTGACGGCGATTCGGGCCGGTTTTAGCGATGAACAATTGTCTGATATGACGATGGCGGCAGTGACGGATCATTTTTATATGGATGTGGGCCATTCCCTTGATTTCCACAACAAGGCTTTTGAGGTATTAGCCAAGATTGGAGCGGACCAGCGTGAACGGGTGCTTGTCTCTCTTCTTCCGCAGTTTGCAGGGGCGGAACGGAGTGAGGAGCTACACAGCTGGCAATCCCCGGTTGATTTGGTGACACCGTTGCAGCAGGCTTTCACCAAAGTGGAGAATCTCACCTTTGGCAATGACCGCGGCGGGGCGGGAGAAAAGGAATTAGTGCAAACGATTTTGGGAGATGATCCGCAGGCGACGGTGGCAGAACTGGTGTCGGCTTTACAGGAGGGTATCGATCCCAGGCGGTTGGCGCAGTTGGTTACGCTGGCGGCAGCCACCCGTATTCGCCACTTCCATGTACAAAATGATTTTCGCGATTGGGATACGGCCCTGCACACCTTTACCCATGCCCATGCCGTCCATGAGAGCTTGCGGCGCTCGGTGTCACCAGAGCTGATTCGTGGAATCTTTCATGCCGCCATGAGTGTGTATCTGGATCGCTTTCTCAATATCCCGGCGGCACGGGAACCGAAAGGAGATTTCGCTGAAGGAAAGGTGGCACCCCACCCGAAAGAATTGCTGGCGATTATGGATAAACAGCAGCAAGTGGCGGAAGCGGCCCAGTGGGTGAAGGTTTATCTCGATCGTGGCGGAGATAAAAAGGAACTTTTCCGCACGCTGGGAGAAGCGCTGTTACGGGAAGATGCCGATTTTCACACCTATCAGGCGGTAGAGGCGGCGATGATGGAACATGACCGTTGGACAGAAGAGGAAGGCGAATGGGCAGAGTCCGCACAGGAAACCATGATCCTGGCGATGACGCGATACCTGGCCGCTCATGCTCCCACTTCTCGCGAAGTGCCCCATATCGCGCGGATCGCATGGCGCTTGCACCGAGGGGAGAAATTGTTTGAGGAAGAGACGGAGCCGGAGGTTACCTGA
- a CDS encoding arylamine N-acetyltransferase — MSQEPSWVANYLDLLQLPREQPTLSYLGKICRRHLAIFPFENVGKLLDYSEGSHRSRLVPTVEEFLERRRQYQLGGTCYILNYHLFQLLRAVGFDCDLLLLGEDHLAILVRLPEGERVYVDVGSAAPLFQPVRFEKETENSTGFGGHEVRLRSVGEKTRQWQYTSYFDGQLGDPIWTFQLDNTASSIEAFADVIDRSYQTDGAFMNLLRCQVWQWEQKRSLSLVNNRFRIRYQDGTVEKRTLTDGEAIHRVLVEEFGYPDFPTKQVMGILEARGVDLFQEKGAS, encoded by the coding sequence ATGTCACAGGAGCCGTCGTGGGTGGCGAATTACCTGGATCTATTGCAATTGCCGCGGGAACAACCGACGTTATCCTATCTGGGGAAGATTTGTCGTCGGCATCTCGCTATTTTTCCCTTTGAAAATGTCGGTAAACTGCTTGATTATTCCGAGGGGAGTCATCGCTCCCGGCTGGTTCCGACGGTGGAGGAATTTTTAGAGAGGCGTCGTCAGTACCAGTTGGGCGGTACCTGTTATATTCTCAACTATCATTTGTTTCAGCTGTTGCGAGCGGTGGGATTTGATTGTGATCTGTTGCTGCTAGGGGAAGACCATCTGGCGATATTGGTGCGATTGCCGGAGGGAGAGCGGGTTTATGTGGATGTAGGTTCAGCTGCTCCTTTATTTCAGCCGGTACGTTTTGAAAAAGAGACCGAAAACAGCACAGGGTTTGGCGGTCATGAGGTGCGATTGCGCTCGGTAGGGGAGAAGACAAGGCAATGGCAGTACACAAGTTATTTCGATGGACAATTGGGTGATCCAATCTGGACCTTTCAGCTTGATAATACGGCTTCATCGATCGAGGCGTTTGCCGATGTCATAGACCGTTCTTATCAAACGGATGGCGCCTTTATGAATTTGCTACGCTGTCAGGTATGGCAGTGGGAGCAAAAAAGAAGTCTTTCCCTGGTCAATAACCGTTTTCGAATTCGTTATCAGGATGGGACTGTCGAGAAACGAACATTAACCGACGGGGAAGCGATCCATCGGGTACTGGTGGAGGAGTTTGGTTATCCCGATTTTCCGACAAAGCAGGTAATGGGGATTTTAGAGGCACGAGGGGTCGATCTCTTTCAGGAAAAGGGTGCATCATAA
- a CDS encoding class I adenylate-forming enzyme family protein produces the protein MATIGECIRHRARLSPQIEAVVSGDNRITFADFNQMVNQLAHYFISHQVEKGDRIALVCNNSIPFPLLFMAAAKVGAVIIPINWRLKTAEIQWILEDCKPCMLFYHEEFEQVEPLLNLPFLKQAICVGTGERIYDSFRERFASLPPTEPTVLVLEEDPALIIYTSGTTGKPKGVICTHRNVYNACLSNNNTLDLRMGDRFLFVTPLFHISGMIFTVGVCVRGITLVLGTQFHPVEIWNQIEKERVTAMMSVPSMLPYMLQTLQARESDPLSLRWILCGGSLVPTQLIHAFNEMGYPIAQVYGATEYSGAITYWIPEMGIENCGSVGKAVYLTELKIVDPTTNEAVPPGEMGEVVCRGDLIFSGYWNNPEATEEVIQNGWLHTRDVGWMDEEGFLYIVDRLRDMIITSGENVFPAEVEAVIQQLDQVAESAVVGVKHDVWGELARAYIVQTEGGTLTEEQVLAHVHQHLAEHKLREVVFVGELPRNGMGKVMKYVLRDHAVQEI, from the coding sequence ATGGCTACCATCGGTGAATGTATTCGTCACCGCGCACGGCTCTCCCCGCAAATAGAAGCGGTTGTTTCCGGTGATAATCGTATTACTTTTGCTGATTTTAACCAGATGGTGAATCAACTGGCACACTATTTTATTTCTCATCAAGTGGAAAAGGGGGATCGGATCGCTTTAGTCTGTAACAATTCCATTCCCTTTCCCCTCCTCTTTATGGCGGCGGCCAAGGTGGGTGCGGTCATCATCCCGATCAATTGGCGCCTCAAAACGGCTGAAATACAATGGATTTTGGAGGATTGTAAGCCCTGTATGCTCTTCTATCACGAGGAGTTTGAACAGGTGGAACCCCTTTTAAACCTTCCTTTTCTCAAACAGGCCATCTGTGTCGGAACCGGGGAGCGGATTTATGATTCTTTTCGCGAGCGTTTTGCTTCCTTACCGCCTACGGAGCCAACGGTACTCGTGTTGGAGGAGGATCCCGCCCTTATCATCTATACCTCTGGCACAACCGGAAAACCCAAAGGGGTGATCTGTACTCACCGAAATGTTTACAACGCTTGTTTATCCAACAACAATACGCTCGATCTGCGTATGGGCGATCGCTTTTTGTTTGTGACTCCTCTCTTTCATATCAGTGGGATGATCTTTACTGTTGGTGTCTGTGTACGGGGGATTACGCTGGTGTTAGGTACCCAGTTTCATCCGGTTGAAATATGGAATCAAATTGAAAAAGAACGAGTGACGGCGATGATGTCCGTCCCTTCGATGTTGCCCTATATGCTTCAAACCCTGCAAGCCCGCGAATCGGATCCGCTTTCCCTGCGTTGGATCTTGTGTGGTGGCTCTCTCGTTCCCACACAGTTGATTCATGCCTTTAACGAGATGGGTTACCCGATCGCCCAGGTATATGGAGCAACGGAATACTCAGGAGCGATTACATACTGGATCCCGGAAATGGGAATCGAAAATTGCGGTTCGGTCGGAAAAGCCGTCTATCTTACCGAGTTGAAAATTGTAGACCCCACGACCAATGAAGCGGTGCCACCCGGGGAGATGGGGGAAGTGGTCTGCCGAGGGGATCTGATTTTTTCCGGCTATTGGAACAATCCGGAAGCGACAGAGGAGGTCATTCAAAACGGTTGGCTGCATACGCGGGATGTGGGTTGGATGGATGAAGAGGGCTTCCTCTACATCGTGGACCGCCTGCGGGATATGATTATTACCAGCGGAGAAAATGTTTTCCCGGCGGAAGTGGAGGCGGTGATTCAACAGCTGGATCAAGTAGCTGAATCGGCGGTAGTCGGTGTTAAGCATGATGTTTGGGGCGAGCTGGCTCGTGCTTATATCGTTCAAACCGAAGGTGGCACCCTTACCGAGGAACAGGTCTTGGCCCATGTTCACCAACATTTGGCGGAACATAAATTGCGCGAAGTGGTTTTTGTTGGCGAGTTGCCGCGAAATGGGATGGGCAAAGTGATGAAATATGTGTTGCGTGATCATGCTGTACAGGAAATCTAA
- a CDS encoding YwqG family protein, with protein sequence MKEQLLAAIHELELDAYKERIFAELQPALRIQTKRNEQLSIGSSKFGGKPDLPLDFTYPLYEGERLVFLAQYRLADFASFPVARELPQKGMLYFFHHEEHDGEPFPLGLKNERDGWRVIYREEDDPSLLRPYDIEEIKHYPQTEIGFEEIYTGNLGRLGFDIEKEEANEGGAPAGMLAYAFSDLMELCEIDLGHQLLGTPIPQQGPVIEELHKFDFPELKGKEMVLLLQLDCDNRLEMSWGDCGTLYFLIPLEDLRKRNFAETVYTAQMG encoded by the coding sequence ATGAAGGAACAGCTACTAGCAGCGATTCATGAATTGGAATTGGATGCGTACAAAGAGCGAATTTTCGCTGAGCTACAACCTGCATTGAGAATTCAAACAAAGCGGAATGAGCAGCTCTCGATCGGCAGCTCAAAATTCGGGGGAAAACCAGACCTTCCTCTCGATTTCACCTATCCCCTTTATGAAGGAGAGCGGCTCGTCTTTCTTGCTCAATACCGTCTAGCGGACTTCGCTTCATTTCCCGTCGCTCGTGAGCTGCCACAGAAAGGGATGTTATACTTCTTTCACCATGAAGAACACGATGGAGAACCTTTCCCACTCGGGTTGAAAAATGAACGGGATGGATGGCGTGTCATCTATAGGGAGGAAGATGATCCCTCACTTCTTCGCCCTTATGATATCGAAGAAATCAAACATTACCCGCAAACGGAAATCGGGTTTGAGGAAATCTATACTGGCAACCTTGGACGATTAGGATTTGATATTGAGAAAGAAGAAGCCAACGAAGGGGGAGCCCCCGCCGGCATGTTAGCCTATGCTTTTAGTGATTTAATGGAACTTTGTGAGATTGATCTTGGCCACCAACTCTTAGGTACTCCTATTCCTCAACAGGGGCCTGTGATAGAAGAATTGCACAAATTTGATTTTCCGGAGCTGAAAGGCAAAGAGATGGTGCTACTCCTACAACTGGATTGTGATAATCGTCTCGAGATGTCTTGGGGTGATTGTGGAACCCTGTATTTTTTGATTCCGTTAGAGGATTTGCGGAAACGGAATTTTGCTGAGACGGTGTATACGGCGCAAATGGGATAA
- a CDS encoding winged helix-turn-helix transcriptional regulator: MRELNSNSATTHGIVTTLHAIGGKWKPLILFILLEEGTKRFGELRRLLPHVTQGMLTNQLRELERDGLVTRVVYPEVPPRVEYSLSDHGKTLKSVLKDMCDWGYMHSEYTNQSAR, from the coding sequence ATGAGGGAGTTGAACAGCAATTCCGCGACTACTCATGGGATCGTAACGACACTTCATGCCATAGGCGGAAAGTGGAAGCCGTTGATTTTGTTTATCTTGTTGGAAGAAGGGACAAAAAGGTTCGGGGAATTAAGGCGTCTCTTGCCACATGTAACCCAAGGCATGCTGACTAATCAGCTGCGGGAGCTGGAGCGTGATGGACTCGTGACACGAGTGGTGTATCCGGAAGTGCCACCACGTGTCGAATACTCCTTATCCGATCATGGCAAGACGTTAAAGTCTGTCTTAAAGGATATGTGTGATTGGGGATACATGCATAGTGAGTATACCAATCAATCTGCTCGTTAA